One window of the Anopheles cruzii chromosome 2, idAnoCruzAS_RS32_06, whole genome shotgun sequence genome contains the following:
- the LOC128278920 gene encoding YTH domain-containing protein 1 has product MADLDAVNLGLDETERDIAEALENSYDTRSEASEHPSISSVSSAESESDSDANDAKTEQTSNPAAPVVTPKAVEPRTVRKGKLKKGNKKSQPETPGNGASTTKTATTVGTTVGKKRAAAEEEDAAEGEEELDENDEDTGEDDGKANNVDEEVDNEEDDPEVGSDSDSDESHDENRMCRNKRVKKTKKTTAPLAAVKTAESKKKGAKVTNNNKAVRQQAPPAKKKKTSAEKDVAKPITTEVILEKNKKKQGKGITKEQRNKATIESDRMKGKDDKVLSGAAGKADADPAGNGSTDVPTNDSAVATTTTTNNNNNNTTASSTSSSDDNSSSADSSSEGEGDDKKENEDVEEEEEEEEEEEEEEDEDKSRSRTSEASGTKRSRAKGAAASNNTGATGAATGKNSVKSYDYVTKINYLFRETRFFLIKSNNHDNVALSKARGVWSTLPPNEANLNQAFHESRNVILLFSVKESGKFAGFARMAAEARRDLPAVDWVLPPGMSSKALGGVIKIDWVCKRDLPFTSTTHLYNAWNDDKPVKIGRDGQEIEPKVAEELCRLFPEDTGIEMTPILKKSKEASKLMKEKAASKSFRRPPNFSRPTSTGSLRARTIGGGVGGAGGGGIGPMRRGGRRMYPGIKGSNGGSGG; this is encoded by the coding sequence ATGGCCGATTTGGACGCAGTGAATCTCGGGCTGGATGAAACAGAACGGGACATCGCGGAGGCGTTGGAAAACTCGTACGATACCCGTTCGGAGGCATCGGAACATCCGAGCATTAGTTCTGTCAGTTCCGCCGAATCCGAATCGGACAGCGATGCGAACGATGCGAAAACGGAGCAGACCAGCAATCCAGCTGCACCTGTCGTAACGCCGAAAGCAGTCGAACCGAGGACCGTCAGAAAGGGGAAGCTAAAGAAGGGTAACAAGAAATCGCAACCCGAGACACCCGGTAATGGCGCTAGTACCACGAAAACAGCTACTACCGTTGGAACGACCGTTGGCAAAAAAAGAGCAGCCGCAGAGGAAGAGGATGCTGCTGAAGGAGAGGAGGAACTGGATGAAAATGATGAAGATACCGGCGAGGACGACGGGAAGGCCAACAATGTTGACGAAGAGGTAGACAATGAAGAAGACGATCCGGAAGTTGGATCGGACTCGGATTCGGACGAATCACACGACGAAAACAGGATGTGCCGAAATAAGCgtgtaaagaaaacaaagaaaacgacGGCCCCGTTGGCCGCAGTGAAGACAGCagagagtaaaaaaaaaggtgccaaagtcaccaacaacaacaaagccgTGCGCCAACAGGCCCCTCCCGctaagaagaagaaaacatccGCCGAGAAGGATGTCGCCAAGCCGATAACAACTGAAGTGATACTagagaaaaacaagaaaaaacaaggaaaaggTATCACGAAGGAGCAACGGAACAAGGCAacgatcgaatcggatcggatgaaGGGAAAAGACGATAAAGTACtgtccggtgctgctggtaaAGCTGATGCTGACCccgccggaaacggatcgACCGATGTTCCGACTAACGATAGTGccgttgccaccaccaccactaccaacaacaacaacaacaatacgaCTGCgagtagcaccagcagcagcgacgacaACAGTAGCAGTGCTGACAGTAGCAGCGAAGGTGAAGGTGAcgataaaaaggaaaacgaagacgttgaagaagaagaagaagaagaagaggaggaagaagaagaggaagacgaAGACAAGTCGCGCAGTCGCACGTCGGAAGCAAgcggaacgaagcgaagcCGTGCAAAAGGCGCGGCGGCGAGCAATAACACCGGCGCAACCGGCGCGGCGACGGGTAAAAACTCCGTCAAATCTTACGACTACGTGACAAAGATCAACTACCTGTTCCGTGAGACACGCTTCTTTTTGATCAAGTCGAACAACCACGACAATGTGGCCCTATCCAAGGCACGGGGCGTGTGGTCGACGCTTCCGCCGAACGAAGCGAACCTGAACCAGGCGTTTCACGAAAGTCGCAACGTAATTCTGCTGTTCTCCGTCAAGGAGAGTGGCAAGTTTGCCGGTTTCGCACGGATGGCGGCCGAAGCCCGCCGTGATTTACCGGCCGTCGACTGGGTGTTACCACCCGGCATGTCCTCCAAAGCGCTGGGCGGGGTCATCAAAATCGATTGGGTGTGCAAACGGGACCTACCGTTTACGAGCACGACGCACCTGTACAATGCCTGGAACGACGACAAACCCGTAAAAATCGGGCGCGATGGACAGGAAATTGAACCGAAGGTGGCCGAGGAGTTGTGTCGTTTGTTTCCGGAGGACACGGGCATCGAGATGACGCCGATtctaaaaaaatcgaaagaagcATCCAAACTGATGAAGGAGAAAGCGGCCTCCAAATCGTTCCGGCGACCGCCAAACTTTTCCCGTCCCACTTCCACGGGCTCGTTGCGGGCTCGCactatcggtggtggtgtaggtgGGGCAGGAGGGGGCGGCATTGGCCCGATGCGTCGCGGTGGAAGGCGCATGTACCCTGGCATAAAGGGTAGCAACGGAGGCAGTGGTGGCTAA